The Candidatus Denitrolinea symbiosum DNA window GGGAAATCCCCGGGGAGTCCAGCCAGCCATCTTTCGGACAGGGATTTCAGCCGGCCTTATTGAAGTTGTTTTGGAAACCCATCAAGCGGCCAATTCGCGGGCGGCGCGCTCGGAATCCTGGAGCAGCTCCTGGGTCAATTGGATCGCGGACATTGCCAGCGCGGCAAAGATCCAGAAGAAGCGGAGATAGGCCCCATGCAGGAAGAAGCTCGTGAGCAAATATCCAACGATCGTCAGCTGGATGGCGGTGATCCACGGCGTCCAATGGCGGTATTCTTCGAGATGCGCGATGGAGGCGCGCGCCCGCGTCAGCCCGATCAGTAGGGCGGCGGAAAAGCCGATGAACAGGAGCGCCCCCAAAAAGCCGGTTTCTGCCAGCAATTGCACGTACAGCGAGTGCGGATCGCGCTCGCCGGAGCGGACTTCGAGTCCCACGTTCGGCGCGTATTTCTGGTAATTATTCGGATAATTCCCCGCGCCGACTCCCAGAAGCGGGTGTTCGGCGAACATGCTCAAACCTGTCAACATTTCGCTAGAGCGGCCGCGGAAAGAGTCTTCCTTGTAAATACCTCCCTCGCTGGGCGAGGAGAGGAGGAGCAGCGTCTGGAAGCGCGTCATATAACTGGACGGGAGCAGAGGAATGAGCAGCACGAGCGCCGCGATCCCGGCAAACCATGTCAGCGGATGGGGACGAAACTCCAGCGCGGCGAGAAACAGGATGACCGCAAGGGCAAGGTACGCGCCGCGGCTGTAGGTGTTCAAGACCTCAAACAGCAGGATGCCGAGAATGCCCAACGAAAGCGCTTTCATCCGCAGGCGGGGTTCGTGCGTGACGCGGAGCAGGACGAGCGGAATAGCCGCGACGGTGATCTGCCCCCAAATGTTCGGCTCCCTGATCGGTCCCGCAATGCGATAGGTCGTCGAATATGACCCGGCATCCTGAAGCGTTCCCGCCAGCCCGAAGAAATCCTGCTGGTAATTCCCCGTCAACGCCTGGTACGCGCCCAGGAGACATAGAAAGCCCATGACGAGGATGATGCTCCAGGCAGCCATCTTCCATGTATCGGGGGTCCGCAAGGTGAACAGGAAACAATAGATAATGACGATATCCTTCCCCAGATCGATGATCGCTTCGAGGGCGCGGTCCTTGTTGTCGGCCGCGAGATAGGAAAAGGCGGTCATCAAAAAGAAGAGAAAGAGGAAAGTTTCGATGCCGCGCGTCATTTCGCGGCCGCTCGGCATACTGTCGTTAATGTACCGCACAAGAATGGTGGCCGCGACGATAAGCACCAACGGCTTGGTGACGCTGGGCAGCCCGCGATCTGTGAATTGGCGCGAGATGTTCGTAAATATCGCGACGATCAGCACTACCGCGCCCAGGCTGGGCTTGACATAGATTGCCACCACCAGCCCGATGACCAGCAAAACCGCCAAACCAAACAAACCCACCCTGACATCGGGATTGCCGATCAACACCGCGCCCGCGCCGGCCAAGGCGACGGCCAATAATAAATAAACCATGTCCTGTTTTCTGATTGTCATAAAAACTCGCTTCTAAAATCGGGTGAATGAAGTACAGTATATCGTCTTTTTATAAAAATACAACTCCCCCAATTGTCAGCGGCCCCGATATGCTATACTTCCCCTCGCCACTCCACCAACCCATAAGGAAACGCCCATGCAAGAAGATCCCCGTATCATCGAATTACGCCGCGCGCGCGAAAAGGCCCGCGCGGGCGGCGGGGCGGAACGCATCGCCCGCCAGCGCTCCAAAGGCAAACTGACGGCGCGCGAACGCCTCGACCTGCTCCTCGACCCCGACACCTTCAACGAGATCGAGCCCTTCATCACCAGCGAGGGCGACGAACTCGGGCTGGAATCCGAAAGATACCTCGGCGATGGCGTCGTGACCGGTTACGGTCGGATTGACGGGCGGACGGTCTACGTCTACGCCCAGGATTTCACCATCTACGGCGGCACGCTCAGCGAGATGCAAAGCCACAAGATCTGCCGCGTGATGGACCTCGCCCTCCGCAACGGCGCGCCGTGCATCGGTCTCATCGACTCGGGCGGGGCGCGCATCCAGGAGGGCGTCAAAGCCCTCGGCGGCTACGCCGAAATCTTCCGCCGCAACGCGCAGTACTCCGGCGTCATCCCCCAAATCAGCATCATGCTCGGACCATGCGCCGGCGGCGCGGCCTACTCGCCTGCCCTGCAAGACGTCATCATCATGGTCGAGAAACACTCATTCATGTTTCTGACCGGCCCCGAGGTCATCAAGGCGGTGACGGGCGAGACGATCGACCCCGAATCGCTCGGCGGCGCGGGCGTGCACGCCTCCATCAGCGGGACGGCGCACCTCACCGCTCAGTCCGAACAGGAGGCTCTGGCGCTCGCCCGGCGCGCCCTCGGTCACCTCCCCTCCAACAACGTCGAGAACCCGCCCTTCGGCCCGGAGGGAGACGATCCGCATCGGATGGACGAAGCGCTGAACCGCCTCATCCCC harbors:
- a CDS encoding methylmalonyl-CoA carboxyltransferase, with the translated sequence MQEDPRIIELRRAREKARAGGGAERIARQRSKGKLTARERLDLLLDPDTFNEIEPFITSEGDELGLESERYLGDGVVTGYGRIDGRTVYVYAQDFTIYGGTLSEMQSHKICRVMDLALRNGAPCIGLIDSGGARIQEGVKALGGYAEIFRRNAQYSGVIPQISIMLGPCAGGAAYSPALQDVIIMVEKHSFMFLTGPEVIKAVTGETIDPESLGGAGVHASISGTAHLTAQSEQEALALARRALGHLPSNNVENPPFGPEGDDPHRMDEALNRLIPLDPQSPYAMHEVIESVVDRGSFLEIQPDWARNAIVGLAYIGGHSVGIVGQEPSVMAGVIDIDAADKMTRFVRMCDCFNIPLVTFVDSPGFLPGVAQEHGGIIRHGAKLLYAYSEATVPKVTVITRKAYGGAYVVMGSKYLGTDVTYAWPSAEIAVLGAEGAANILFKKQIEAAPDPAAERKRIAEDYRRKFNNPYHAAATGYVDDIIEPKETRPKIIAALSALRDKYAPAPPRKHGNIPV